One Bacillus amyloliquefaciens DSM 7 = ATCC 23350 DNA window includes the following coding sequences:
- the rpe gene encoding ribulose-phosphate 3-epimerase, which produces MIKVAPSILSADFASLGEEIKDVEKGGADYIHIDVMDGHFVPNITIGPLIVEAVRPVTDLPLDVHLMIENPDRYIPSFAKAGADILSVHAEACPHLHRTIQLIKEQGIKAGVVLNPHTPVQIIEHVIDELDLVLLMTVNPGFGGQRFIHSVLPKIRQVKQMAEEKGLSELLIEVDGGVNKETAPLCAEAGANLLVAGSAVYNQPDRKKAIAEIRNAE; this is translated from the coding sequence ATGATTAAGGTTGCGCCATCAATTCTTTCCGCCGATTTTGCTTCACTGGGCGAGGAAATTAAAGACGTGGAAAAAGGAGGAGCGGACTATATCCATATTGATGTCATGGATGGCCATTTCGTCCCTAACATTACAATCGGACCGCTTATCGTTGAAGCCGTCCGTCCGGTGACTGATCTGCCGCTGGATGTTCATCTTATGATTGAAAACCCGGACCGCTACATCCCGTCATTTGCAAAAGCCGGTGCGGATATCCTTTCCGTCCACGCTGAGGCGTGTCCGCATCTTCACCGGACCATTCAATTGATAAAAGAGCAGGGGATAAAAGCGGGAGTTGTGCTCAATCCGCATACGCCCGTTCAAATCATTGAACATGTGATCGATGAGTTGGACCTTGTGCTGTTAATGACGGTGAACCCCGGTTTTGGAGGTCAGCGCTTTATTCACTCGGTTCTTCCGAAAATCCGTCAAGTCAAACAGATGGCAGAGGAGAAAGGCCTCTCTGAACTTTTAATCGAGGTGGACGGGGGCGTTAATAAAGAAACAGCTCCTTTATGCGCTGAAGCGGGCGCTAATCTGCTTGTTGCCGGGTCCGCCGTATATAATCAGCCGGATCGGAAAAAAGCCATCGCTGAGATCCGAAACGCAGAATAA
- the sdaAB gene encoding L-serine ammonia-lyase, iron-sulfur-dependent subunit beta: MKYRSVFDIIGPVMIGPSSSHTAGAARIGRVARSLFRREPRRIVVSFYGSFAETYKGHGTDVAIIGGLLDFDTFDERIKTAIQIAEDKGIYIEFRTEDAVPVHPNTARIVISDDEGELALTGISIGGGKIEITELNGFELRLSGNHPAILVVHNDKFGTIAGVANVLAKFSINVGHMEVARKDVGQLALMTIEVDQNIEEEVLDELSTLPNIIQVTKIAD, translated from the coding sequence ATGAAATATAGAAGCGTTTTTGATATTATCGGCCCGGTAATGATCGGTCCGTCCAGTTCACATACCGCAGGCGCCGCCCGTATCGGCAGAGTGGCCAGAAGCTTATTCAGGCGGGAGCCCCGCCGGATTGTTGTGTCTTTTTACGGATCATTTGCAGAAACGTATAAGGGCCACGGCACTGATGTCGCGATTATCGGCGGCCTGCTTGATTTTGATACATTTGATGAGCGGATTAAAACAGCGATTCAAATTGCTGAAGACAAGGGCATATATATAGAGTTCCGCACAGAGGATGCTGTGCCCGTTCATCCGAATACGGCGCGTATCGTCATTTCTGATGATGAAGGGGAGCTTGCCCTTACCGGTATTTCAATCGGCGGCGGAAAAATAGAAATTACGGAGCTTAACGGTTTTGAGCTGCGTCTTTCCGGAAACCATCCGGCTATTTTAGTCGTTCATAATGATAAATTCGGCACGATTGCAGGCGTTGCCAATGTGCTTGCGAAATTCTCCATCAACGTCGGACATATGGAAGTGGCGCGCAAGGATGTCGGACAGCTTGCGCTGATGACGATTGAAGTCGATCAGAATATTGAAGAAGAAGTGCTGGACGAACTTTCAACACTTCCGAATATTATACAGGTTACTAAGATAGCTGACTAA
- the pknB gene encoding Stk1 family PASTA domain-containing Ser/Thr kinase: MLTGKRISGRYHILRPIGGGGMANVFLAEDIILEREVAIKILRFDFVNDIDFIRRFRREAQSASSLDHPNIVSIYDIGEEGDIYYIVMEYVEGMTLKEYITAHGPLHPKEALSVMKQIVSAIAHAHHNHIVHRDIKPHNILIDHLGHIKVTDFGIATALTSTTITHTNSVLGSVHYLSPEQARGGLATKKSDIYALGIVLFELLTGKMPFDGESAVSIALKHLQAETPSARKWNPSIPQSVENIILKATAKDPFHRYESAEDMEADIRTAFDAGRLNEQKFSVQDDEEMTKAIPVITDGAIAALQAETPAETDDKEQPSAKKKKRKWPWVLLAVCFIFIMAAVLAVTVFPSLFMPKEVSVPDVRGMKYEKAEALLEKNGLQADPDMTDIEDEKIEEGLMVKTDPKAGSAVKEGSSVKLYKSIGKPKTQLIDVKGRPIDDAKKTLKDKGFKHVNVKEENDDSAAGTVIDQNPSAGTDMVVSDDKVSLTVSLGPADVTLRDLKTYSKEAASGYLEDNGLQLVEKEAHSDDVPEGQVMKQEPAAGTAVKPGSDVEVTFSLGPEEKPAKTVKEKISIPYEPEHEGDELEVQIAIDDKDHSISDTYDSFKIKEPTEKTIELKIDQGQKGYYQVMVDHKVVSYKTIEYPKDND; this comes from the coding sequence GTGCTAACCGGCAAGCGGATCAGCGGGCGTTATCATATCCTCCGGCCCATTGGCGGCGGCGGAATGGCGAACGTTTTTTTAGCTGAGGACATCATTCTCGAACGTGAAGTCGCAATTAAAATCCTGCGGTTTGACTTTGTGAATGACATTGATTTTATCAGGCGTTTCAGAAGAGAAGCACAGTCGGCATCAAGCCTTGATCATCCGAATATCGTCAGTATTTACGATATCGGGGAGGAAGGCGACATTTATTATATTGTCATGGAATATGTGGAAGGCATGACGTTAAAGGAATACATAACCGCACACGGACCGCTTCATCCGAAAGAAGCGCTGTCTGTTATGAAGCAGATCGTTTCAGCCATCGCCCATGCCCATCATAACCATATCGTGCACCGGGATATCAAACCGCACAATATTTTGATAGATCATTTAGGCCATATCAAGGTGACGGATTTCGGCATCGCCACAGCCCTCACTTCGACGACAATTACACATACGAATTCTGTGCTCGGCTCGGTTCATTATTTGTCTCCGGAGCAGGCGAGAGGCGGTCTGGCAACGAAAAAATCGGATATTTACGCGCTCGGCATCGTGCTGTTTGAGCTTTTAACAGGCAAAATGCCTTTTGACGGAGAATCAGCCGTCAGCATTGCGTTAAAGCATCTGCAAGCAGAAACGCCTTCCGCCAGAAAGTGGAACCCTTCCATTCCGCAGAGCGTGGAAAACATTATTTTAAAGGCAACCGCCAAAGATCCGTTTCACCGCTATGAAAGCGCAGAGGACATGGAAGCGGACATCAGAACGGCTTTTGACGCCGGCAGGCTGAATGAACAAAAATTCTCCGTGCAGGATGATGAGGAAATGACGAAAGCGATTCCCGTTATTACTGACGGTGCGATAGCCGCGCTTCAGGCGGAAACGCCGGCAGAGACGGATGATAAAGAACAGCCGTCCGCCAAAAAGAAGAAACGGAAATGGCCGTGGGTTTTGCTGGCTGTCTGCTTTATTTTCATAATGGCGGCTGTTCTTGCAGTCACCGTGTTCCCGTCTTTGTTTATGCCCAAAGAGGTAAGCGTCCCCGATGTACGGGGCATGAAGTACGAAAAAGCGGAAGCCCTGCTTGAAAAGAACGGCCTTCAAGCGGATCCTGATATGACGGACATTGAAGATGAAAAAATCGAAGAGGGATTAATGGTCAAAACTGATCCGAAAGCGGGTTCTGCCGTTAAAGAAGGCTCTTCTGTAAAGCTGTACAAAAGCATCGGGAAACCGAAAACCCAGCTGATTGACGTGAAAGGCCGGCCGATCGATGATGCGAAAAAAACGCTTAAGGATAAAGGCTTCAAACATGTCAATGTAAAAGAAGAGAACGATGACAGTGCGGCTGGCACCGTAATTGATCAGAACCCATCAGCCGGAACCGACATGGTCGTAAGCGATGATAAAGTCAGCTTAACAGTCAGCCTCGGACCGGCGGACGTTACGCTGAGAGACTTAAAAACATACAGTAAAGAAGCGGCTTCCGGGTATCTTGAAGATAACGGCCTGCAGCTTGTTGAAAAGGAAGCTCACTCAGATGACGTGCCTGAGGGACAGGTCATGAAGCAAGAGCCGGCAGCCGGCACTGCGGTTAAGCCGGGAAGTGATGTTGAAGTAACGTTTTCGCTCGGGCCTGAAGAAAAACCGGCGAAAACGGTAAAAGAAAAAATCAGCATCCCCTACGAACCCGAACATGAAGGGGACGAGCTCGAAGTGCAAATCGCCATCGATGATAAAGACCACAGCATCTCTGATACGTATGACTCGTTTAAAATAAAAGAGCCGACTGAAAAAACAATTGAACTGAAGATTGATCAGGGACAGAAGGGGTATTATCAAGTGATGGTCGATCATAAAGTCGTCAGCTACAAAACGATTGAATACCCGAAAGATAATGACTGA
- the rlmN gene encoding 23S rRNA (adenine(2503)-C(2))-methyltransferase RlmN, which yields MTQLKKTSVRKELRTEQPSIYSFELDEIKQWLTENGEKPFRAAQIFEWLYEKRVSSFDEMTNLSKSLREKLESNFVMTTMKTAVKQTSQDGTMKFLFELHDGYTIETVLMRHEYGNSVCVTTQVGCRIGCTFCASTLGGLKRNLEAGEIVAQVVKVQKALDETDERVSSVVIMGIGEPFDNFNEMLAFLKIINHDKGLNIGARHITVSTSGIIPKIYDFADQKMQINFAISLHAPNTEIRSRLMPINKAYKLPDLMEAVKYYIEKTGRRISFEYGLFGGVNDQVEHAEELAELLKGVKCHVNLIPVNYVPERDYVRTPRDQIFAFEKTLKSRGVNVTIRREQGHDIDAACGQLRAKERQDETR from the coding sequence ATGACACAATTAAAAAAGACAAGCGTAAGGAAAGAGCTGCGGACTGAGCAGCCGTCCATTTACTCTTTTGAATTAGATGAAATCAAACAATGGCTGACCGAGAATGGCGAAAAACCGTTCCGCGCAGCACAGATTTTTGAATGGCTGTATGAAAAACGGGTGTCTTCATTTGATGAAATGACAAACCTTTCAAAAAGCCTGCGTGAAAAACTCGAGAGCAATTTTGTGATGACAACAATGAAAACGGCTGTAAAGCAGACGTCACAAGACGGCACAATGAAATTTTTATTTGAGCTTCATGACGGTTATACAATTGAAACGGTTTTAATGAGACATGAGTATGGCAATTCTGTATGTGTAACGACACAGGTCGGCTGCCGCATCGGCTGCACATTTTGTGCGTCAACGCTCGGCGGATTGAAACGGAATCTTGAAGCGGGAGAAATCGTCGCTCAAGTCGTGAAAGTGCAAAAGGCGCTTGATGAAACGGATGAACGCGTCAGTTCAGTCGTTATCATGGGTATCGGAGAGCCGTTTGATAATTTCAATGAAATGCTCGCTTTCTTAAAAATCATTAACCATGATAAAGGGCTGAATATCGGTGCGCGTCATATTACGGTTTCCACAAGCGGCATCATTCCGAAGATATACGATTTCGCAGATCAAAAAATGCAGATCAATTTCGCGATTTCTCTGCATGCCCCGAATACGGAGATCAGAAGCCGCCTGATGCCGATTAACAAAGCTTATAAGCTTCCTGACCTTATGGAAGCTGTCAAATATTATATTGAGAAAACAGGCAGACGGATCAGCTTTGAATACGGCTTGTTCGGAGGCGTAAATGATCAGGTCGAACACGCAGAAGAGCTTGCAGAACTGTTAAAAGGCGTTAAATGCCATGTCAACTTAATTCCTGTAAACTATGTGCCTGAACGGGATTACGTCCGCACACCGAGAGATCAGATTTTCGCATTCGAAAAAACGTTAAAATCCCGCGGTGTAAATGTCACGATCAGAAGAGAGCAAGGCCATGACATTGACGCGGCCTGCGGTCAGCTTCGCGCGAAGGAGCGTCAAGACGAGACGAGGTGA
- a CDS encoding Asp23/Gls24 family envelope stress response protein: MSIEMKTKYGQIDISNEVIAMVAGGAAIDCYGIVGMASKNQIKDGLSEILRKENFARGVHVRQESEQIHIDMYIIVSYGTKISEVAHNVQTKVKYTVNQTIGLAVDSVNIYVQGVRVTNP, encoded by the coding sequence GTGTCCATTGAAATGAAGACAAAATACGGACAGATTGATATATCCAACGAAGTCATCGCAATGGTTGCCGGAGGCGCTGCCATTGACTGTTACGGAATAGTGGGGATGGCCTCCAAAAACCAGATTAAAGACGGTTTGTCTGAAATCCTCCGGAAAGAGAACTTCGCAAGAGGCGTACATGTCCGTCAGGAATCAGAACAAATACATATCGACATGTACATTATTGTCAGCTACGGCACTAAAATATCCGAAGTAGCTCACAATGTTCAGACGAAGGTAAAATACACAGTAAATCAAACAATCGGACTTGCAGTTGATTCTGTAAATATTTATGTCCAAGGCGTACGAGTAACGAACCCGTAG
- the rsmB gene encoding 16S rRNA (cytosine(967)-C(5))-methyltransferase RsmB, whose protein sequence is MKKINVRELALEALEKLEQNQAYSNLLLTSVIKTNTLSDQDRGLLTELVYGTLQNKIALDYMLKPFIRKPNKVKPWVIQLLRLSAYQMEYLEKIPDRAAIHEAVEIAKKRGHKGIASFVNGILRSLQREGAPSFAEIEDPVLRLSTETSHPEWLVKEWVEAYGFETAEKICRIHLVPPKQTLRVNRIKADKETLLNEMENAGLEAEAGDLSPDAIKLLKGSIASTEFFQNGQVSIQDESSMLVARALDPKPGETVLDACAAPGGKSAHIAELMKNEGSLTSLDLHRHKVKLIQEGAERLGLTIIDAQTMDARKAGDAFGAERFDRILVDAPCSGFGVIRRKPDMKYTKTPEDSRRLSEIQLGILREIAPLVKKGGTLVYSTCTMDRTENEEVMHAFIQEHPEFEPDLSLEKRLPEKARPFVQDGSLQILPHYFGTDGFFISSMRKKG, encoded by the coding sequence CTTGCCCTTGAAGCGCTTGAAAAGCTTGAGCAAAATCAGGCATACAGCAACCTGCTTCTTACATCGGTTATCAAAACGAACACGCTCAGCGATCAGGACCGAGGACTGCTGACAGAGCTTGTCTACGGAACGCTGCAAAATAAAATCGCTTTAGACTATATGCTGAAGCCTTTTATCCGCAAGCCGAATAAGGTGAAGCCATGGGTGATTCAGCTGCTGCGTCTGTCCGCATATCAAATGGAGTATTTAGAAAAAATTCCGGACCGCGCCGCCATCCATGAAGCGGTTGAAATCGCCAAAAAACGCGGGCATAAGGGCATCGCATCCTTTGTCAACGGCATCCTCCGCTCTCTGCAGCGTGAGGGGGCGCCGTCATTCGCTGAAATCGAAGACCCGGTTCTCCGTCTTTCAACAGAGACGAGCCATCCCGAATGGCTCGTAAAAGAGTGGGTCGAAGCGTACGGCTTTGAGACGGCTGAAAAGATCTGCCGGATTCATCTCGTTCCGCCGAAACAGACGCTCCGTGTCAACCGGATCAAGGCTGACAAGGAAACGCTGCTGAATGAGATGGAGAATGCTGGTCTGGAAGCGGAAGCCGGAGACCTTTCTCCTGATGCGATTAAGCTTTTAAAAGGAAGCATCGCGAGCACGGAATTTTTCCAAAACGGGCAAGTATCCATTCAGGATGAGAGCTCAATGCTTGTCGCGCGGGCGCTGGATCCGAAACCGGGGGAAACCGTGCTTGACGCATGCGCCGCACCGGGAGGAAAGTCGGCTCACATCGCGGAACTGATGAAGAACGAAGGCAGCCTGACGTCACTTGATCTTCACCGACATAAAGTGAAGCTGATTCAAGAGGGAGCAGAACGGCTCGGACTTACGATCATCGACGCGCAAACGATGGATGCAAGGAAAGCGGGGGACGCTTTTGGCGCAGAACGGTTTGACCGGATTCTCGTTGATGCCCCGTGCTCAGGCTTCGGAGTTATCAGAAGAAAACCCGATATGAAATATACGAAGACGCCGGAGGACAGCAGACGGCTGTCAGAGATCCAGCTCGGCATTTTAAGGGAAATCGCCCCATTAGTAAAAAAAGGTGGCACACTCGTATACAGTACGTGTACAATGGATCGGACAGAAAATGAAGAAGTTATGCATGCGTTTATACAAGAACACCCTGAGTTTGAACCCGATTTGTCTCTTGAAAAGCGGCTGCCTGAAAAGGCGAGACCCTTTGTTCAGGATGGAAGCCTTCAAATTCTTCCGCATTATTTCGGAACAGACGGTTTCTTTATTAGCAGCATGAGAAAGAAGGGATAA
- a CDS encoding thiamine diphosphokinase gives MKTINIVAGGPREFIPDLSEYTDGDTTWVGVDKGTVALLEAGIVPQEAFGDFDSITEEELLQIQKAAPALHVYQAEKDYTDLELALDWALQKEPENIRIFGVTGGRADHFLGNIQLLYKALNKDTVVKLIDRQNEIQMFEPGRYTIEEKVRRRYISFIPFSEAADGLTLIGFKYPLDNCHIPLGSTLCISNELIHSRGTFSFAKGILIMVRSAD, from the coding sequence ATGAAGACAATCAATATCGTTGCGGGCGGCCCTCGGGAGTTTATTCCCGATCTGTCCGAGTACACAGACGGAGATACGACGTGGGTCGGAGTGGATAAAGGGACGGTCGCTCTTTTGGAGGCCGGAATCGTTCCGCAGGAAGCTTTCGGTGATTTTGACAGCATTACGGAAGAAGAGCTCCTGCAGATTCAAAAAGCGGCGCCGGCCCTCCATGTGTATCAGGCGGAAAAAGATTATACCGATCTTGAACTCGCTCTTGACTGGGCTTTACAAAAAGAACCGGAGAACATTCGGATATTCGGTGTGACGGGCGGAAGAGCAGATCACTTTTTAGGGAACATTCAGCTTTTGTATAAAGCTTTAAATAAGGATACGGTTGTCAAGCTGATCGACCGGCAGAATGAGATTCAGATGTTCGAACCCGGCCGCTATACAATTGAAGAAAAAGTGCGCAGACGCTATATTTCTTTTATTCCGTTTTCGGAAGCCGCAGACGGCCTGACACTCATCGGTTTTAAATATCCCCTGGATAATTGTCATATTCCCCTGGGTTCCACACTATGTATTAGTAACGAACTCATTCATTCACGAGGTACTTTTTCGTTTGCAAAAGGCATATTAATAATGGTAAGGAGCGCGGATTAG
- a CDS encoding Stp1/IreP family PP2C-type Ser/Thr phosphatase, with translation MITALKTDTGKVRQHNEDAAGIFTKEEAVLAVVADGMGGHLAGDVASRMAVAAMEEQWNQAETVPSLPSDCEVWLKDRIHEANAKVYDHAKANEECRGMGTTVVCALFTGKFVTVAHIGDSRCYLLQDGEFTQLTEDHSLVNELVKTGEISKEDAEHHPRKNVLTRALGTDETISPDARSFELSDGDQLLLCSDGLSNKIEDHEIKQMLQAESAPQEKVDLLISKANQNGGEDNITAVLIELSADAKEGEDKC, from the coding sequence TTGATTACAGCCTTGAAAACAGATACAGGTAAAGTCCGCCAGCATAATGAAGATGCGGCGGGCATTTTCACAAAAGAAGAAGCGGTGCTTGCGGTTGTCGCCGACGGCATGGGCGGTCACCTTGCCGGAGATGTGGCGAGCAGGATGGCGGTTGCAGCGATGGAAGAGCAGTGGAACCAGGCTGAAACGGTTCCTTCACTGCCGTCTGATTGCGAGGTTTGGCTGAAAGACCGGATTCATGAGGCGAATGCCAAGGTATATGACCACGCTAAAGCGAATGAAGAATGCCGGGGAATGGGCACAACCGTTGTCTGCGCCTTATTCACGGGGAAATTTGTCACTGTCGCCCATATCGGAGACAGCCGGTGCTACCTGCTTCAAGACGGGGAATTCACTCAGCTGACTGAAGACCATTCGCTTGTGAATGAGCTGGTCAAGACGGGAGAAATTTCAAAAGAGGACGCCGAGCATCATCCGCGGAAAAATGTACTGACGAGAGCGCTGGGGACTGATGAAACCATCAGCCCCGACGCCCGTTCGTTTGAGCTTTCTGACGGCGATCAGCTGCTTTTATGCTCTGACGGACTGTCAAATAAAATAGAAGATCACGAGATCAAACAAATGCTTCAAGCCGAATCTGCGCCTCAGGAAAAGGTAGACCTTCTCATCAGCAAAGCGAATCAAAACGGCGGCGAGGACAACATCACGGCTGTATTGATTGAGCTTTCCGCAGATGCAAAAGAGGGTGAAGACAAGTGCTAA
- the rpmB gene encoding 50S ribosomal protein L28 codes for MARKCFITGKKTKAGNNRSHAMNASKRTWGANLQKVRILVDGKPKKVYVSARALKSGKVERV; via the coding sequence ATGGCACGTAAATGTTTTATTACAGGTAAAAAAACAAAAGCCGGAAACAACCGTTCTCACGCAATGAACGCTTCTAAGCGTACTTGGGGCGCCAACCTTCAAAAGGTCCGCATCCTCGTTGACGGCAAACCTAAAAAAGTGTATGTATCTGCCCGGGCTTTAAAATCCGGTAAAGTTGAGCGTGTATAA
- the spoVM gene encoding stage V sporulation protein SpoVM: protein MKFYTIKLPKFLGGIVRAMLGSFRKE from the coding sequence ATGAAATTTTATACCATTAAATTGCCGAAGTTTTTAGGAGGAATTGTCCGGGCGATGCTGGGCTCATTTAGAAAAGAGTAA
- the rsgA gene encoding ribosome small subunit-dependent GTPase A, with the protein MPEGKIIKALSGFYYVLDESQDKIIQCRGRGIFRKNKITPLVGDYAVYQAENDKEGYLLEIKERTNELVRPPISNVDQAVLVFSAVQPAFSTSLLDRFLVLVEANAIHPIICITKMDLASDGESKEKILSYVKDYQAIGYDVYVTSSKENSGLTGIVKHFANKTTVFAGQSGVGKSSLLNAISPELELKTNEISTHLGRGKHTTRHVELIHTSGGLVADTPGFSSLEFTGIEEEELGSTFPEIREISASCKFRGCLHLKEPKCAVKQAVEEGDIQPYRYEHYKEFMQEIKERKPRY; encoded by the coding sequence ATGCCTGAGGGCAAAATTATTAAAGCGTTAAGCGGATTCTATTACGTCCTGGATGAATCACAGGACAAGATCATTCAATGCAGAGGACGGGGCATTTTCAGAAAGAATAAAATAACGCCTCTGGTCGGCGACTATGCCGTTTATCAGGCTGAAAATGATAAAGAAGGCTACCTGCTGGAAATCAAAGAACGAACAAACGAGCTGGTCAGGCCGCCGATATCAAATGTCGACCAGGCCGTTCTCGTCTTTTCCGCCGTTCAGCCGGCGTTCAGCACGTCCTTATTGGACCGTTTTCTCGTTCTTGTGGAAGCCAACGCCATTCACCCGATCATCTGCATAACCAAAATGGACTTAGCTTCAGACGGAGAATCGAAAGAGAAGATTCTTTCTTACGTGAAAGACTATCAGGCGATCGGTTATGATGTATATGTGACGTCGTCAAAAGAAAACAGCGGCTTAACAGGCATTGTGAAACACTTCGCGAATAAAACCACGGTGTTTGCCGGGCAGTCCGGAGTCGGAAAATCTTCGCTTTTAAATGCGATCAGTCCGGAGCTTGAGCTGAAAACAAACGAGATTTCCACGCATTTAGGACGCGGGAAACATACGACACGCCATGTGGAGCTCATTCATACCTCAGGCGGTCTTGTGGCGGATACTCCGGGGTTCAGTTCACTTGAATTCACCGGCATTGAGGAAGAAGAGCTGGGCAGCACGTTCCCTGAGATCAGAGAAATAAGCGCCTCATGCAAATTCAGAGGCTGTCTGCATCTGAAGGAGCCGAAATGCGCGGTAAAGCAAGCGGTGGAAGAAGGAGACATTCAGCCGTACCGCTATGAGCATTACAAAGAATTTATGCAGGAAATAAAAGAGAGAAAGCCGAGGTATTAA
- a CDS encoding DAK2 domain-containing protein: MSRRNLDGRAFAAMILAGAETLSQNASAVDALNVFPVPDGDTGTNMNLSMSSGAREVEHLDSPDIGKVGIALSKGLLMGARGNSGVILSQLFRGFTKSIENKKEINAQEFAAALQAGVDMAYKAVMKPVEGTILTVAKDAAKKAVASAKEETDIIAVMETVIEEAEASLNRTPDLLPVLKDVGVVDSGGKGLLCVYEGFLASLKGESVPKKAVLPALDDMVNAEHHKSAQSMLSTEDIEFGFCTEVMVRLDQDKRTFKEETFRNELSRYGDSLLVVADDTLAKVHIHAEEPGNVLNLAQRYGDLIKIKIENMREQHTSIISQEHDEKKPAGVMKEARKPFGIVTVAMGEGISELFTSIGASHVIEGGQTMNPSTEDIVEAVQSVNAETVFILPNNSNIVMAANQAASVAEENVIVIPAKTVPQGMTALLAFNPDQPADVNEANMLEAIRNVKSGQVTYSVRDTHIDGKDIKKGDFIGILNSSIIGSAEDRISAAKLLLDEMIGEEDEIVTILYGEDAPEEEAEKLAEYITSVCEDIEVEIHNGRQPLYPYIIAAE, encoded by the coding sequence TTGTCTAGACGAAACTTAGATGGGAGAGCTTTTGCGGCAATGATTCTGGCGGGGGCTGAGACATTGTCTCAAAACGCATCCGCGGTGGATGCGCTGAATGTGTTTCCCGTGCCGGACGGCGATACCGGAACAAACATGAATTTATCGATGTCATCAGGTGCAAGAGAGGTAGAGCACCTTGACTCACCTGACATCGGCAAAGTCGGCATCGCCCTGTCAAAAGGCCTGCTTATGGGAGCGAGAGGAAACTCAGGGGTGATCTTGTCCCAATTATTCAGAGGCTTCACAAAGAGCATTGAAAACAAAAAAGAAATAAACGCCCAAGAATTTGCCGCTGCACTCCAAGCGGGAGTGGATATGGCATATAAGGCGGTCATGAAACCGGTTGAAGGAACGATTTTAACCGTGGCGAAGGATGCGGCTAAAAAAGCGGTCGCCTCGGCCAAAGAAGAAACCGATATCATTGCGGTCATGGAGACTGTTATTGAAGAAGCGGAAGCGTCGCTGAACCGCACGCCGGACCTGCTGCCTGTTTTAAAGGACGTCGGTGTCGTTGACAGCGGCGGAAAAGGTCTGCTTTGTGTATATGAAGGCTTTTTGGCCTCCTTAAAAGGAGAGTCCGTACCGAAAAAAGCGGTTCTTCCGGCTCTGGATGATATGGTGAATGCCGAGCATCATAAAAGCGCGCAGAGCATGCTGAGTACAGAAGACATTGAATTCGGATTCTGTACGGAAGTGATGGTAAGGCTGGATCAAGATAAACGGACGTTCAAGGAAGAAACGTTCAGAAACGAACTGAGCCGTTACGGCGATTCATTGCTGGTTGTAGCTGATGATACGCTGGCGAAAGTTCACATTCATGCCGAAGAACCCGGGAACGTGCTCAATCTTGCACAGCGTTACGGCGATTTAATTAAAATCAAAATTGAAAACATGAGGGAGCAGCATACTTCCATTATCAGCCAAGAACATGATGAAAAAAAGCCGGCCGGCGTTATGAAAGAAGCCCGCAAGCCTTTTGGAATCGTGACCGTGGCAATGGGAGAAGGCATTTCTGAACTGTTTACGAGCATCGGCGCTTCACACGTAATCGAAGGCGGCCAGACAATGAATCCGAGCACGGAAGATATTGTGGAAGCCGTTCAGTCTGTCAATGCGGAAACGGTTTTCATTCTTCCGAACAATTCAAATATTGTGATGGCTGCCAATCAAGCGGCGAGTGTGGCTGAAGAAAATGTAATTGTCATTCCGGCAAAAACGGTGCCGCAAGGTATGACCGCCCTGCTTGCGTTTAACCCTGACCAGCCGGCTGATGTAAATGAAGCCAATATGCTTGAGGCCATCCGGAATGTGAAAAGCGGACAGGTGACATATTCAGTCAGAGACACCCATATTGACGGAAAGGATATTAAAAAAGGTGATTTTATCGGCATTTTAAACAGTTCGATTATCGGCAGCGCCGAAGATCGGATAAGTGCGGCGAAATTGCTGCTGGATGAAATGATCGGGGAAGAAGATGAAATCGTCACCATCCTGTACGGAGAAGACGCGCCGGAAGAAGAAGCTGAGAAACTCGCAGAATATATTACAAGCGTCTGTGAAGATATCGAGGTTGAAATCCATAACGGCAGACAGCCTCTGTACCCATATATAATTGCGGCAGAATAG